One genomic region from Sphingobacterium multivorum encodes:
- a CDS encoding RHS repeat domain-containing protein yields MKRYLTLLFVLMGSFLHSQALKNDTTLSAYNNQSIIQALRSITLTNGFHIPIGSNVILSIASFPQLVSQPSKDQNYVLTRTFRKSGVTPAAFNVVRNIGEENQSIDYFDGLGRGYQSIQLMASPSYKDIVQHIEYDATGRESVRYLPYAEQFSGNGAFKTAAKTNQLAFYKAAGSWDTSAVKTPNPYAVTIFENSALNRVKEKGDAGAIWQPDATGTGHTVRTDYGSNVDSEPVKLWKIDYNTAGKPIGATSSGSFTKGRLYRTTVKDENWVSGKAGTADEYKDFEDRIVLKRVWKSNTAALDTYYLYDDLGSLVYVMPPAVSVSKFTEGDLPFKNYIYAYHYDDRGRVVERKIPGKGWEWLVYNVSDQLVMKQDSVQRPKNEWTYNKYDAFGNIIESGIYINTNITTRKAAQDTIDNYKYKNVAYYFEERTDSTEYSNRSFPGNAGRKILITNFYDNYTFKDNNLTGLGAGGIVKSDRTKGLLTASRVALDDGQAPLLTIYYYDDYGQIIRSAAQNQLAGTDVETNTYLFSGELKTSERVHRIASNPSATTILTTNEYDHVGRLIETKKKMNTLAEISQNKQSYNEIGQLKQKNFHNSTTGAVQEIVYGYNERGWTKSINNPSNVTSKRIFGLALTYGDKADSYNGNIGSMTWNTKSATMQPVQTYTYTYDKLDRLIKGSYKNAAATSPANKKNFYDEELVYDDLGNIDSLRRRNGSSSTWYNDFKYSYSGNQLLSIADGGSAARNNTFVYDGNGSAVSNLRLGITKIEYNYLNLPKKLIKGTDTLYYSYDATGQKLTKKLRNAVTQYIDGIQYKNGTIEFIQTEEGRILPNGSSFIYEYFLKDHLGNTRAVVDNNGSVKQIQDYYPFGMEMNQGNALNNSNLYKYNGKEKQVELGLDQMDYGARFYDAEIGRWNVVDPLADQMRRHSPYNYAFDNPIRFIDPDGRGPFDPPTKKQQRVAAGVIVGGAAGGTLAAGIIGGSLAVGGAVAGGGTATIVGAPVGWVLGGAIAGGGLLVGSLVAVYENYTESRAAKPSRIVLSQGKTEKKAPNPNGAKGKPDHQEKVQELAKKAKSEHPDKQVVTEKKIKSEGSNRRPDVQVVDPKTEKTTKVYEAERRPESKRNKKREAEYDRLGIEHETHKVGGK; encoded by the coding sequence ATGAAACGATATTTAACATTGCTATTTGTTTTGATGGGTTCGTTCCTACACTCGCAAGCACTCAAAAACGATACAACACTTAGTGCTTACAATAACCAGAGTATTATCCAGGCGTTGAGAAGTATTACCTTGACTAATGGCTTTCATATTCCAATTGGCAGTAATGTTATCCTGTCCATTGCATCTTTTCCTCAGCTGGTGAGCCAGCCCAGTAAAGATCAGAACTATGTCCTGACAAGAACCTTCCGTAAATCCGGTGTCACACCTGCGGCCTTCAACGTTGTACGCAATATAGGTGAAGAAAATCAGAGCATTGACTATTTTGACGGGCTTGGACGTGGTTATCAATCTATTCAGCTGATGGCCAGCCCCAGTTATAAAGATATCGTACAGCATATCGAATATGACGCGACGGGAAGAGAAAGTGTTAGATACCTTCCCTATGCCGAGCAATTCAGTGGCAACGGAGCATTCAAAACCGCAGCCAAAACAAACCAACTAGCCTTTTATAAAGCAGCAGGAAGCTGGGATACATCCGCAGTAAAAACACCCAATCCTTATGCGGTGACAATATTTGAAAACAGTGCGTTGAACCGGGTGAAAGAAAAAGGAGATGCGGGCGCCATCTGGCAGCCGGATGCCACAGGAACCGGGCATACAGTCCGTACGGACTATGGCAGCAATGTTGACAGCGAACCCGTGAAACTCTGGAAAATAGATTATAATACTGCAGGTAAACCCATCGGCGCAACGAGTTCTGGAAGCTTTACTAAGGGACGGCTTTACAGGACCACGGTAAAAGACGAAAACTGGGTCAGCGGGAAAGCTGGAACTGCGGATGAATATAAGGATTTTGAAGACCGTATTGTATTGAAGCGTGTTTGGAAAAGTAATACAGCCGCATTGGATACATACTATCTGTATGATGATTTAGGTAGCCTCGTTTACGTAATGCCTCCGGCTGTTTCGGTGTCCAAATTCACTGAAGGAGACCTTCCATTCAAGAATTACATCTATGCATATCATTATGATGACCGCGGCAGAGTAGTAGAAAGAAAGATTCCAGGAAAAGGCTGGGAATGGCTGGTCTACAATGTGAGCGATCAATTGGTGATGAAGCAGGATTCAGTTCAACGTCCTAAAAACGAGTGGACTTATAATAAATATGATGCCTTCGGAAATATCATTGAATCAGGCATATATATAAATACCAATATCACAACACGTAAAGCCGCGCAGGATACCATAGACAATTATAAATATAAAAATGTAGCTTATTATTTTGAAGAGCGGACGGATAGCACAGAATATAGCAATCGCAGTTTTCCAGGTAATGCGGGGCGAAAAATCCTTATCACGAATTTCTATGATAACTATACATTTAAGGATAATAATCTCACTGGGCTTGGAGCGGGCGGAATTGTTAAGAGTGACAGAACCAAGGGACTACTTACTGCTAGCCGAGTCGCTCTGGACGACGGACAAGCGCCTCTATTGACTATTTATTATTATGATGATTATGGGCAGATAATTCGTAGCGCAGCCCAGAATCAGCTTGCGGGTACGGACGTGGAGACCAATACTTACTTATTTAGCGGAGAGTTGAAAACGAGTGAACGGGTACATCGCATTGCGTCCAATCCTTCAGCAACGACGATACTAACAACAAATGAGTACGACCACGTCGGTAGATTGATTGAGACCAAGAAAAAGATGAATACCCTTGCCGAAATCTCCCAGAACAAACAATCCTATAATGAAATCGGTCAGTTGAAACAGAAGAATTTCCATAATTCCACAACCGGGGCTGTACAGGAAATTGTTTACGGCTATAACGAACGTGGTTGGACCAAATCAATTAACAATCCGTCAAATGTCACATCAAAGCGAATATTTGGTCTAGCGCTGACATATGGTGATAAGGCGGATAGTTATAACGGCAATATTGGATCCATGACTTGGAACACCAAGTCAGCTACAATGCAGCCTGTCCAGACTTATACTTATACCTACGACAAACTTGATCGCTTGATTAAAGGGAGTTATAAAAATGCAGCAGCAACTTCTCCCGCAAATAAAAAGAATTTCTACGATGAAGAGCTGGTATATGATGACTTGGGAAATATTGACAGCCTCCGCAGACGTAATGGTAGTAGCAGTACATGGTATAATGATTTTAAGTACAGCTATTCCGGGAACCAGTTATTAAGTATCGCCGACGGCGGCAGTGCGGCACGGAACAATACTTTTGTCTATGATGGTAACGGTAGTGCGGTGTCAAATCTCCGCTTAGGGATCACAAAAATTGAATACAATTATTTAAATTTACCCAAAAAGCTTATCAAGGGAACCGATACTTTGTACTATAGCTATGATGCTACAGGACAGAAACTAACAAAAAAGCTAAGAAATGCTGTGACCCAATATATTGATGGCATTCAGTATAAGAATGGGACCATTGAGTTTATCCAGACAGAGGAAGGGCGTATACTTCCAAATGGTAGCTCTTTTATTTATGAATATTTCCTAAAAGACCATCTGGGGAATACACGGGCAGTAGTCGACAATAATGGCTCGGTGAAGCAGATTCAGGATTACTATCCTTTTGGTATGGAAATGAACCAAGGGAACGCATTGAACAATTCCAACCTGTACAAATATAATGGAAAGGAGAAACAGGTAGAGCTTGGACTCGACCAGATGGACTACGGGGCAAGATTCTATGATGCAGAAATTGGCAGATGGAATGTGGTTGATCCCTTAGCAGACCAAATGCGTAGGCACTCTCCCTATAATTATGCTTTTGACAACCCTATCAGATTTATTGATCCAGATGGAAGAGGGCCGTTTGATCCTCCTACTAAGAAACAACAAAGAGTGGCTGCAGGGGTGATTGTGGGGGGAGCTGCGGGAGGAACATTGGCTGCTGGTATTATCGGAGGATCTTTAGCCGTGGGTGGGGCCGTTGCCGGGGGAGGAACTGCAACAATTGTCGGTGCGCCAGTAGGCTGGGTACTCGGTGGAGCAATAGCTGGAGGCGGACTCCTCGTTGGGAGCTTGGTCGCAGTCTATGAGAATTATACTGAAAGTAGAGCTGCAAAACCAAGCCGTATTGTTCTTAGCCAAGGAAAAACAGAAAAAAAGGCTCCGAATCCTAATGGTGCTAAAGGAAAACCTGATCATCAGGAGAAAGTACAGGAATTGGCTAAAAAAGCAAAATCTGAACATCCTGACAAACAGGTTGTTACTGAAAAAAAGATCAAATCAGAAGGCTCAAATAGGAGACCTGACGTACAAGTCGTAGATCCTAAGACAGAAAAAACAACAAAAGTATACGAAGCAGAGCGAAGACCTGAAAGTAAAAGGAATAAAAAGAGAGAAGCAGAGTATGACCGTTTAGGAATAGAACATGAAACACATAAAGTGGGGGGTAAATAG
- a CDS encoding DUF5977 domain-containing protein, translating into MKNNILLLASIWLMGLGLSVKGQVINKGTSIVPKVISKSPQAAALGTYGLKSIDLFTGKPEINIDLYTIKVGGYSFPIKLSYNTDLVKPNEHPGIMGLGWSLVNGGVINRSVNGGVDEYLSNQSLFTRASYYDDYSVLNRPNWYTSTFLDTLEAGIRQAFPGGPYKERAFPSPDRFSFSVNGLNGSFYKNHLGKWQVTSNRNIDIQVVDSIISNYKVTEKLYSEFNQVINPEVKRIIYGFKLTDDQGYQYIFGMQPNSIEFSATPDPSATSANEDLVANSWHLTKIILPNTGQIIDFQYTSDQRAILKYYAAYASGNTKVAGYEQKYSREANSIVKNLQVYLAKIKTDEIEINFYQSLSNDLDYTFPTPNSPEGMRLWKPYMDKYGPHGSDIVNTYPTKKHWYKLDSMVVKSLLSNERLQKNVPSYLENPTTRLFLTGLNIYGNNNQDLKQYSFGYTDTKLPAYGTMETDHQGFYNGKNFFSSVRPDDNGYYTFAQLNTLFPKYKDPNTLSISSKGYLNMISYPTKGTDMLVYEQNSYSKFVDPDWTNALFGITKNQINKNASGLRIRKVISYPRDSLKVLTREYFYVNDLIAGDTLSSGVLSGEPVYFEKATDSSEFEYFKFRVNPILIDNSTNGNHITYTRVYEKDDTGSLTEYTFTNQDNGFGDKPANIIKSNTLVKNGADKVILMNQLKFGSLEHERGQPLRIRYFDDKKKLLKKETYEYRGKTVTANTGMRAVDYQFEFFGQPDNYGIFTDLSNYFESRKMSAYDIYTYHSYLKSKSTVEYGVIAGDSIVTSLDYRYNDGATHQLKNVTRNGSDGKATRESYLYPTDFQGQNIYQAMVARNMVSTVVVDSTIVGNVLAKQTRTNYGSFTPVTDKTLLLPSSVEHKIKNGPWITDYTVNVYTPNAEIAEIKYPNNVVETYLWGYQFNYPIAKILSNGTNYNAALTLMANGWTVSNSPSLSESALSSALLSLRNKLKATTSQLWTYTYKPEIGMSSETEPSGESTFYDYDSFGRLKHIKELNGHIKKSFEYVYSNKSASKMYRSTKKSQVFTVSCPTGQVGDQITYTVDSGAYYSFVSQLEADKQAQDDINANGQKYANGTGGCKVIVSSTNIGLDTHQVQGSLVFVSTDNFSYRFQNPGINATLALPVGNYTLKFGTPGTNALFDINGQNLKLVDLQAGGEALLGNYYIGAPFYIKASTTYYKNVAMSQNFTKNDCPSGQQGEVIAYSVPAGSYLSLISQADADQKATAEINANGQVRANNIGTCKTFVSVNFQRYSSINNFNPVTVEFVPSGKSSGSSYTFPSTNSGTINESIATGNYILKFTTPTSIPFPVQITLNGSNIGTVPSGQTSTSISVSLVQGMTYSLKINVNDL; encoded by the coding sequence ATGAAAAACAATATTCTCTTACTTGCTTCTATCTGGCTGATGGGATTAGGTCTCTCTGTCAAAGGACAAGTGATCAATAAGGGTACGTCAATCGTCCCTAAAGTAATTTCCAAAAGCCCCCAAGCGGCAGCCTTGGGAACTTACGGTTTAAAATCCATCGATCTGTTCACAGGCAAACCTGAAATTAATATCGATCTCTATACAATTAAAGTTGGTGGTTACAGTTTTCCTATAAAACTCAGTTATAATACGGATCTGGTCAAACCAAACGAGCATCCTGGTATTATGGGACTTGGATGGTCTCTTGTAAACGGTGGGGTGATTAACAGAAGTGTTAATGGGGGCGTTGATGAGTACCTGAGCAACCAATCGTTGTTCACTCGAGCCTCTTATTATGACGATTATAGCGTATTGAACCGACCAAATTGGTATACATCGACATTTTTGGATACTCTTGAAGCCGGTATACGACAGGCATTTCCAGGGGGACCTTATAAAGAACGTGCTTTCCCTTCGCCTGATCGATTTTCCTTTAGCGTAAATGGCTTGAACGGTAGCTTTTATAAGAACCATCTCGGAAAGTGGCAGGTGACATCAAACAGGAATATTGATATACAGGTCGTTGATAGTATCATAAGCAATTACAAAGTAACCGAGAAATTATATTCCGAATTTAATCAGGTAATAAATCCAGAGGTTAAGCGGATAATCTACGGATTCAAATTAACAGATGATCAAGGATATCAATATATATTTGGAATGCAGCCCAATTCAATTGAATTTTCGGCTACCCCTGATCCCTCAGCAACCTCCGCTAACGAAGATCTCGTAGCAAATTCTTGGCATCTGACAAAGATAATCCTACCAAATACAGGACAAATCATTGACTTTCAATATACAAGCGATCAGCGAGCCATTTTAAAATATTATGCTGCCTATGCAAGCGGGAATACTAAAGTAGCAGGATATGAACAAAAGTATTCAAGAGAAGCCAATAGCATTGTTAAAAACCTACAGGTATATCTTGCCAAAATCAAAACGGACGAAATTGAAATCAATTTTTACCAGAGTCTTTCAAATGATCTTGACTACACATTTCCCACACCCAACTCCCCTGAAGGTATGAGATTATGGAAGCCATATATGGATAAATATGGTCCTCACGGTAGTGACATCGTTAATACCTACCCCACGAAGAAACACTGGTATAAACTAGATTCCATGGTGGTGAAATCCTTATTGTCAAACGAACGTTTGCAGAAGAATGTTCCCTCTTATCTTGAGAATCCAACAACCCGGCTCTTTTTGACCGGACTCAACATATACGGTAATAATAACCAAGATTTAAAGCAATATAGTTTCGGATATACGGATACCAAGCTTCCAGCCTATGGCACAATGGAGACGGACCATCAGGGTTTTTATAATGGGAAAAACTTTTTTAGTTCGGTGCGACCAGACGATAACGGATATTACACTTTTGCACAACTAAACACGTTATTTCCAAAATATAAGGATCCAAATACCTTGTCCATTAGCAGCAAGGGATATCTGAATATGATTTCTTATCCGACTAAAGGAACAGATATGCTCGTATATGAGCAAAATTCTTATTCGAAATTTGTTGATCCCGATTGGACTAATGCCCTTTTTGGGATAACAAAAAATCAAATTAATAAGAATGCCAGCGGATTACGGATAAGAAAAGTCATTTCCTATCCCAGAGACAGTCTTAAAGTATTAACCCGGGAGTATTTCTATGTGAACGATCTTATTGCGGGAGATACGCTATCCAGTGGTGTACTTTCGGGTGAACCTGTCTATTTTGAAAAAGCAACTGATAGCTCCGAATTTGAGTACTTTAAGTTTCGCGTAAATCCTATACTGATTGATAACTCCACTAATGGAAATCACATTACATACACCAGAGTATACGAGAAAGATGACACAGGAAGTTTAACGGAATATACTTTTACCAATCAAGATAATGGTTTTGGTGATAAACCGGCCAACATAATCAAGAGCAATACACTGGTCAAGAACGGCGCAGACAAAGTCATTCTAATGAATCAGCTGAAATTTGGTTCCCTGGAACATGAGCGAGGACAACCTCTCAGGATTCGCTACTTTGACGATAAGAAAAAATTACTAAAAAAAGAAACTTATGAATACCGCGGTAAGACTGTTACTGCCAATACCGGTATGAGAGCCGTCGATTATCAGTTCGAGTTCTTTGGGCAACCTGATAACTACGGTATATTTACCGACCTATCCAACTATTTTGAAAGTAGAAAAATGTCTGCTTATGATATATATACTTATCATTCCTATCTAAAGTCAAAGAGTACCGTAGAGTATGGTGTTATAGCTGGTGATTCTATTGTTACAAGCTTAGATTACCGTTATAATGATGGGGCTACGCATCAACTGAAAAACGTTACCCGAAACGGTTCAGATGGCAAGGCTACTAGAGAATCTTATCTTTATCCAACGGATTTTCAGGGACAAAATATCTATCAGGCCATGGTTGCCAGAAATATGGTCAGTACGGTTGTAGTAGACAGTACAATAGTCGGAAATGTGCTCGCTAAACAAACACGTACCAATTATGGATCTTTTACTCCTGTAACAGATAAAACACTTCTATTACCATCCTCTGTGGAACATAAAATTAAAAATGGCCCTTGGATCACCGACTATACAGTCAATGTATATACACCGAATGCTGAAATAGCAGAAATAAAATATCCCAATAATGTAGTGGAAACCTATCTTTGGGGTTATCAGTTTAACTATCCAATCGCCAAGATCCTGAGCAACGGCACAAATTATAACGCTGCATTAACTCTTATGGCCAATGGCTGGACTGTAAGCAACAGTCCGAGCCTGAGTGAGTCAGCTCTGAGTTCAGCATTACTTAGTTTAAGAAATAAGTTGAAAGCAACAACTAGTCAGCTCTGGACCTATACTTATAAACCAGAAATAGGTATGAGCAGCGAAACTGAACCTTCGGGAGAAAGTACTTTTTATGATTATGACTCATTCGGCCGCTTGAAGCATATCAAAGAGCTCAATGGACATATAAAAAAGTCCTTTGAATACGTATATAGCAATAAATCAGCTAGTAAAATGTATCGTAGTACAAAAAAATCACAGGTATTTACAGTATCATGTCCCACAGGACAAGTTGGCGACCAGATCACATACACCGTTGATTCCGGAGCTTACTATTCCTTTGTGAGCCAACTTGAAGCAGATAAACAGGCTCAAGACGATATCAATGCGAATGGACAGAAATATGCTAATGGAACAGGAGGGTGCAAAGTTATAGTCAGCTCCACAAATATCGGTCTCGATACTCATCAGGTTCAGGGCTCATTGGTCTTTGTAAGCACGGACAATTTCTCGTACCGTTTTCAAAACCCGGGAATCAATGCCACACTGGCCCTGCCCGTTGGAAATTATACATTGAAATTTGGAACTCCCGGAACAAATGCACTTTTTGATATTAATGGACAAAATCTCAAACTCGTAGACCTTCAAGCGGGGGGGGAAGCTTTGTTGGGTAATTATTACATTGGTGCTCCTTTTTATATCAAGGCAAGTACTACATATTATAAAAACGTAGCCATGAGCCAGAATTTTACTAAAAATGATTGTCCAAGTGGGCAACAGGGAGAAGTAATTGCTTATTCCGTACCTGCAGGATCCTACCTGTCACTTATTTCTCAAGCAGATGCAGACCAAAAAGCGACGGCAGAGATCAACGCCAATGGACAAGTCAGGGCTAATAACATTGGTACCTGCAAAACTTTTGTTTCGGTAAACTTTCAGCGCTATTCGAGCATCAATAATTTTAATCCAGTAACCGTAGAGTTCGTCCCCTCAGGAAAGAGTTCAGGAAGTAGCTACACATTTCCTTCGACCAACTCCGGCACTATAAATGAATCGATCGCAACGGGAAACTACATACTTAAATTTACTACACCAACTTCGATTCCATTTCCTGTTCAGATCACATTAAATGGCAGTAATATCGGAACTGTTCCTTCGGGTCAGACCAGTACTTCTATTTCGGTCAGTTTAGTCCAGGGAATGACGTATAGTTTAAAAATTAATGTTAATGATCTGTAA
- a CDS encoding phosphotransferase has protein sequence MTTFPVIASTLSAKQLGDFVINRYGLDDKYQCSLFRTGMNHTYFLSNTETKYVLRVYSHNWRSKSEIIEELELLKSLKKNNLSVSFPIEDKDGGFIQEINAPEGIRYVVLFSFAQGEKIRFMDIETCFRIGSLMANIHNYTENKNINRVSYNKKSLIELPYAYLQQFFSDKLPEMEFIEGFGRNFQNSDFDNTKTGIIHMDIWYDNMAVTDEHEITIFDFDFCGNGWQILDVGYFCKQLFFIESDKEQYELKIQSFLRGYQSNRPLSEKELRLIPKAGAAIFVFYLGVQAQRFDWSNIFLTENYLKMFVGRIKAWMDYYTNNEVTGAM, from the coding sequence ATGACAACATTTCCTGTTATAGCATCTACTCTTTCTGCCAAACAATTAGGCGATTTTGTGATAAATAGATATGGCCTAGACGACAAATACCAATGTTCCTTATTCAGAACAGGAATGAATCACACGTATTTTCTTTCCAACACCGAAACGAAATACGTTTTGCGCGTTTATAGTCATAATTGGCGGTCAAAATCCGAAATTATTGAAGAACTTGAACTTTTGAAATCATTGAAGAAGAATAATTTAAGTGTTTCTTTTCCAATTGAAGATAAAGATGGAGGGTTCATTCAAGAAATAAATGCGCCTGAAGGAATCAGATACGTTGTACTTTTTTCCTTTGCTCAAGGGGAGAAAATTCGATTTATGGACATCGAAACGTGTTTTAGGATAGGTTCTCTAATGGCAAATATCCACAACTATACCGAAAACAAGAATATTAACCGTGTGTCTTACAATAAGAAGTCTCTTATAGAACTACCTTATGCGTATTTACAACAATTCTTTTCAGACAAGTTGCCAGAAATGGAATTCATCGAGGGGTTTGGCAGAAATTTTCAAAATTCAGATTTTGATAATACAAAAACCGGAATTATACATATGGATATCTGGTATGATAATATGGCCGTTACAGACGAGCATGAGATTACCATTTTTGACTTTGACTTTTGTGGAAATGGATGGCAAATTTTAGACGTTGGATATTTCTGCAAACAGCTGTTTTTCATAGAATCAGATAAAGAGCAGTATGAATTAAAAATCCAAAGTTTCCTGCGTGGATACCAAAGTAATAGACCTTTATCTGAAAAAGAGCTCAGGTTAATACCAAAAGCAGGCGCTGCTATTTTTGTTTTTTATCTTGGAGTACAGGCACAGAGATTTGATTGGTCCAACATATTTTTGACAGAAAATTATCTTAAAATGTTTGTCGGAAGAATTAAAGCTTGGATGGATTATTACACAAACAACGAAGTCACTGGGGCTATGTAA